In the genome of Felis catus isolate Fca126 chromosome E1, F.catus_Fca126_mat1.0, whole genome shotgun sequence, the window CATCAGAACAACCCAGGGAGAAAGGGGCGAGGGTCACCAACCTCACTTTATAGACGAGGAACCTGAGTCACAGAGAGGTTAGTTCACTTTCCTGAGGAAACACAGCTACTAAGGAAACGGACCACGTGATTTGGCCCCGTGCGCAGGCTAACGGGTTGCATCTCTGCAGCCAGTTTCTGCCAGATGCCCACCCTCCCCTGTGACCCTGCCCTCACCTCCAGCTCTCTCAGACACCTGGCCCAGGCAGCCCCATCTTCCTACCCAGTGACACGGCTGAGGACTGGCTCCTGGCCAAGACCTGGGCGCGATACTGCGTTCCCGGTACACCGGCTGGCCCCTCATCTGCTTTGACCCCGCTCTGTGATGGGGACCTTTTGCCTCTGTGTGGCAGCTGCCCAGGGGCTACACGTCTCCTACACGAagggaggaccccccccccagtgccTGGAGCTGTGGGGCCCCCGTGGCTGCCTCATCTAACCTCTGACTCTTCTTGTCCCTTGCTGTTCATTCCTTGTTTCTGCCATACCCTCCACCTCGACACGCAGGCCCACGCTTTGCGCCGGGAAAACCCATCAGCCAGGTCAGGGTCCGGGAGCTCTGGGAGGCCCGGGAGCCCGGTGGTCGGAAGAGGGGGCCTGGCGGGGCTGAGCTGTGGCCCTGAGTGGCGGGACTCTCTGCCCGTCACGGTCAACTTTGCTGGAACGGGCAGACTGTCTGGAGCCCATCGCCAAAGGGCCAGAGGCTGGCGTCGTCCTCTGCCTCCTCCCGCCCCACCAGCTGGCTGGCCGAGACGTTCAGGATCCTGCCCGGGACTACTGCCCAGACCGCGGGCTCTGGATCCGGGCGGCCGTAGAGAGGCGAGGCCCTCCTGGGGCCCGAGGGCTCGGGGCCTCACCTTCAGCTACATCTCTGTGAGCTTCTTCATCCACTGCCTCCCACCTTCTGCCCAAACGCACTGCTATTTCGCAGTGCCTTCCTGGTGCCTCTTCTttccctgctgtgtgaccttacgCAAggcacttagcctctctgtgcctgtttcttcatctgaaaacagGGATTCCAAGAGCATCTATCCCACAGGTTACTATTAGAATTAAATCGAAAGCCCTAAGAGCAGACCTCGGGTGGATAAGACGTGCCCTCTGAGCATGAGAAACGTTCACCCCGTGGCCATTGATTCAACTtgaaaataggaacaaagaagaaacttGGTAACTAATCAAAAGCTACCTGCAAACCGTCTAAGCTCCCGGGTCCTGGATTTGCACCCCCTGGTGGCGAGGGAGGTCGTGAGCTCAGCAGTTTGCGCCGTGTGTAGTtggccattttccttctctggccTCACTTTCCTCCCTTGGGGGCAGCTGATCTCAGTGGCCTCTTCCAACCCACACCCCTGGGCACCTCAGGTCACCACGAACTCCTGAATCTCCAGCTTTGTGTCCAATATTGTCGGCATCTATTATTACCCGGACGACAGTGCCGGGAGCAGAGACTCAGAGCTGCAGGCCTGGGCCCGGGAAATCTTACAGGAGGGTTTTCTAAGCCGCGTGAGCTCAGGAGAGGCGTCCGCACCTGTCTCCTGCCTCCCGCCCTCCAGACCCCTCTTCCCCAGGGCAGCCGACCTTGACTTTCAGCTttctttccaccccacccccaggcacagGATCcttcccgccccaccccaccccagcactgTGATCACCAACTGCTCAGCTGACCATGCTCCCACTGACAgcggccagggggtggggggggaccccGCGCCAAACCTGGGGGAGAAGCAGGGTCACGGGAACGAATGGGCCTTAACAGGAGCACTGGAGACTCTGTGCTTCCCGGGTTTAGGGGGGGTCCGTTGGAATTCAGTATGGGGATGCCTGACGTTGCCCCCACCATgcagttccccacccccaccctctacCACCAAAGGCCAGATGGGCCAGGTGGACCCACTCCCCGAGGTCAATTCCACATGCCAAGCCCATGTGCCCCTCTGGGATGTCAGCCACGAAGCAAGGCCCAGGGCGGGGGCAAGAAATGGGGGGCGGTTCTCGGGTTCCAGAagagtgggtggggaagggatcCTGGAGACAACAGGTTACTTGCAGGGCGCACTGAGCAGGCTGTGCTCCTTGGTGGTCAGAGCCTGGGGTGACACGGTGGCTGGCAGTGTGGTTTAGTATAACACGGGTTCACAGTAGGTGGAGCTTAGGGCCCTCGGGCTTGAGCGGCAGGCTGGGCTCAGGGTGGTCTCTTGCCTGGGCGGATGCATAATTTGTTTCAAGTTGGACTAGTCttgcggggtgtgggggggggtgggggggggatgggatcTGTCCGCCTAggtgggttgggggtgggcaggtggTGCTCTGTCCTTGGGTAGGTATTCTGGGGAACTGGGGCCCTCAGTGGTCTGGGTCCCCAGGCAGGGGGACTTAAGGTGGACCAGAATCGCTTTGGGTTGCAAGACAGGGCCGGGGTATCGCATGGGGTGCAGAGGTCCCGGCCTGCTCTCCCGCTGCGGTCCCCAAGAGCACCTTGTCACCTCCCAGGATGTCACCGAGGAGCCCCGGCGGCAAGGCATCACCGCCTTCCAGAGCCTCCTGGCCtggacatggggtggggggtggggggcagacgaGGGGCCTGGCGCTGCCCTGAGCCTACCTGGACCCCGCGGCGGTGAAGGGCACGGCAGTGTGGGCGCCGGGACACCGCAGCCCGCACCCCCGCACCCCACGGCACCCTCCGTAAATGGCCACACACACGGGCTGACCCACGGCCGTTTGaagtgacaatttttttttttttttttttttttttttttttttttttttggaaaacaggTGCAGGCGAGGAGAGGCGAGGCGGGAGCGCGGCCCTAGATGGAAATGCTGTTCTCTATCAGCACCGGGTCCAGGTAGTAGTAGGGGACCGGGAGGTCCTTGTTGCGCTGGCGGATGTCGTGCGAGATCTGGGCCAGGCGCTGGCGGAGGACCTCCATGCTCCTCCGCGGGGCCTCCTCCACGAAGTGGATGTCAGGGAAGTGGCCCAGGGGCCGCTGCGGACACGGAACGGGGCAGCTGCGACCGACCGGCCCCCAGCTCCCCGCCTTCcgcagcctgcccctcccctccccccttgacacccctcccccagcccccagccctccctccgcCTGCCCCCGGGGTaaccccacccctggccccaggGCACCTTGTCGTCAGGCTCCCGGCTGAGGGTCCAGAGCACCAACAGGGTGATGCACGTGGTTTTCACATCCGGCAACGTGTCCATGTAGCTGTCCCGAGTGGTCAGCCCCTTGGCCTGCATGGGTGGGTTCCTCATGGACGACGGGAAGTTGGGCATCCAGGCGGTGTACTCCAGCTGGAGGTGGGGCAGcggcggggggaggcgggggtcaGAGAGCACCCCGGGACGCTGGGGCTTTCAACTGAGCTAGGGACGGAAGCTGGGACTTGGCGGGGAGGAGGCCCGAGCAGGGATGACGGCTGAGGTTGGGCTTGAGGttggggccggggctggggggcgTAGGTACCTGCCCGGTGTTGACGGCGGCGTGCTTGGCGGAGCAGGTGTAGATGACTATAGTGACATATCGGATCAGCTCAGGCACTGTTCGCAAGCACTGAGggaagcctgggggtggggggggcgcggggACGCCCAGGCGGCGTCAGTCCCGCCTGGTCCCCGATGGCCGGCAGAGGGCGCCAACAGGCCCGGCTCCCGCGCGTCCGGCCCACACTCCAAGCTGCCACCTCCCTGGGGCGCTCATCCCGCCCGCTTGGCCCTCCTGTGACCATAACTCCAatcccccacccactcacccGCCCCCGTCCAGACCACCTTGGGAGGCGGCCCCACGTGGCCTTGACCAGAGGTCCTCCGGAGCAGCTCCGGGCACCTGTCCGGGGTCGGGCCCTCCTGTCTTTCTTCCAGCTCCCTTAGGGGGGCCTCTCTTGTCCCAGGACTCAGGAGGGGAAAGGCTTTGGAAGAATCCTGGCTTTCCCGCCCTGACTCAGCACAGacccctcccaccacacacacacacacacacacacacacacacacacacacttctgaacCTTTGCACTCACGCCAGATGGATTTCTCAGTAGCCTGGCCCTTGGTCTCACACCCAATGTAGCTGCCAGCTTCTCTTACCtgttacccgccccccccccccccccgctcatgctcgctctctctccctctctctcaaaataaaaataaacttaaaacaaaacaaagctgatCTCCTTGCAGACGCCTCCATGGCTCCCTCTAGTGTTCAGGGTAATTCCAACCTCCTGAACCAGGGCTGGcgactgtccccccccccccctcacggCTTCAGCCTTAGTTCAGCCCCCCGGAGAGCCTGGCCAACCCCCACCCTCAGAGCAGTAGCTGGGGCCTCTGAGCTCTTGGTGCTCCCCCTGCCCACTCTGGCTTCCCACCCAGAGCTCTTCaaccccccctccagcccctcccggCTAACATCCCCGTCCTGCAGGTCCTGGCCAGATGTTAGCCTGGATGTTGCATCTCAGCATGCTGCTCTCCCCCtgttctccctccaccccccgcccctcctccacctggatTAGGTGCCTCCCCTGGGCTCCCGCACACGGCCCCGCCTGCAGCAGTCCCGAGATAGTATAATTGCCCGTGTACTTGAGTGGGCGCCCCACCCTGGAGACCGTGAACTTGAGGGCAGGCACCTGtatctctccttccctttgcctCCTAGCCACCAGCACGGCGTCATCGCATCACAGATGCTCACTGAATATTGGTTCAGTGGTACCCAAGTGATGACCTCAGGATGTTCCTTCCCGCCCTCCTgggccctcccagcctccccacctccagcatGCTCCAGCCTTTCCTGTTTGAGCTCATGCCCCGTATCTCAGTCCACAGAGATGaccctgccccctacccccagcccctgAGTTCACCCATGGACCCACGGGCGGCCACGtttccttccccagcctctccaAGACTTGGCTCCCTCGGTCCCCAACAAGACCTGCTGTGGCCCAGCCGGGAGGGCCCATCCCACAGCCCCGGGCCCCTACCTGAGCTCTCACGCCCTAGCAGGCACTGCTTAAATATCTCCTGCACCCAGGACTGCAATTCTGGGTCACCCTCCACGGCTGCGTCACACGGGTAATAGTAGGTGATGATCTCGGTCACATACCTGATGGGGGGGGCAGGCCTCAGTTTGgatcctcctcctgccctccccactttTCTTACCTCCCCCAGGATGCCCTGGCCTTGGCCGCCCCAGGCCTGGGGGCGGGCACGTGCTGTGGGGCAAACACAGCATCAGACCCAGGCTCGGGTCAAGTCCTCAAAAGCTCCCTGCGCCCTGAGAGGGCGTCCGCCCGAGTGCCACCCACTGCGGGCCCGGCCTCACCTCTCTAGCGCGTCCCACACTGCCAAGGAGTCGTCTCGGTAATAATATCCCGGCAGGTCCTGGACCCCACGCTCCACAAAATCATTGGGGAGGTAGAGGCTCTCATAGGTGGTCTCTGACAGAGCCCGCACCATCACCTCCGCAAAGCCTTCCAGGCCTAGGGACATGCCCTGTCGGGGAGGAGGCAGACTCTGAGGCTGGCAGGGCCTCCCTGCTGAGGGTCACACCCGTCACACACACAGCCCAGCGATGCCCCTCCAGCCCCCGCCCCATGCATGCCCACACTCTGGGCCAGCGCCCCCCTCTGCACCCCTGTAAACCGGTCCCCTCCGGCCGTGCCCTCTCCCAATCTCAAGTGGGAAATTCGGCTTTTCGCCTCCCCACAAAGGCCGGCAGGGTAGCAGGTGCCTTGCTGGGCTCGGGGCACACGTCTTACCCTGGCAGACAGCCCCCCCTCGTTGAGGAGGAGGGCGCGCCCGATGCTGTTGATCTGGATGGTGTAGCGGGTGTGGGGGACGAGGAGCTACGGGAGACAGACCAGGAGAGAGGACCACGGTTACCCCCCAGAGGACGGGGCACCCCCTTCCTTGTGCAGCGCTACGCCCTCTGACTTCAGGAAGTCCCCACCCCGAGTCCGCTCTTGGGGGTCCCTGGCTGCCTCCCCGAGTCTCAGTGGAGTCCCTCTACCTGCTGGCGAGCCAGGTGCCTTTCTGAGGCCCCCGGGGCCAAAGCCGTACCTTGTAGAGAGGGTGACACATGGGCAGCTGCCTCAGCATGGCCAGGCAGAAGGCCTCCGCGATGAGGTGCGTCTCCAGCAGGTGCGAGATGGCCTCGTGGCAGTAGAACTCGGCGTAGCGCACCCACGTCTTGGCCAGCAGCCAGTCCCACTCCGAGTCACTCGGCAGGAAGATGGGGCTCTCGGGCCCCGGGGTCTGGCTGAGCTGGGGacggggaaggagggagagttaagtgaggacacacacacacacacacacacacacacacacacacgggccccccctgcaggaaggaggcagagaagagccCGAAGAGGTAAAAATGCCACTCCATACACTCGAGGCCCTCTGGTCCCCTGAGCACACCAGGGCCCTTCCTCCTGCCTCACGTTTGTTCTTGATGTCCCCTCTGCCTGCaatgccttcccccccccccccacctggaaGCTCCCACTCATTTCTTAAGAAGCAgcacaaggggcacctgagtggctcagtgggttaggcatccgactcttgatttcagctccagtcctGATTTcttggttcgggagttcgagccccgggtcaggctctgtgctgtctgtgcggagcctgcttgggattctctccccgcccccccgttcctcccttgcctgtgctctttctctctctctcaaaataaataaacttaagaaaagaaaaagaaaaagcagctcACAAGTTGCCTGAGAAGCCTCCCTTATTTCAACCCCACAGTCGCCCCGTTCAGCTGCAGGAGTTGTGCACTGCGCAAGGGTACCCAGCCCCCTGGGGCAGAGGAAGTCCCTGGAATCTAGCCTACGCTGTTCCACTAATGAGCCAGGAACATCAGAGTTTAGCTGAACCCCGTCCCCAGAGGGATGCCTTTTTCTAATTTGGACATGATGCTGGTGGAGGCCCCTGGAAACCTAGTACCTCAGTTCCCTTTCCTGCCAGGCCACTCTCTCTGAAGGCAGTGGCCACGTCTGATTAGCTCAGTGTTTCCAGCAGAGGGCTGGCCCAGGGCAGGTGTTGGCTTATCGAGCAAATGGATGACTGGACCCAAAGAGACAAGCTTGAACAACCAAGCACATCCCCATCTGGTCACCTCTGTGCGCGCACACCCAGTGTGCCCATTCTACGCACGGGGACTTGCACACAAGTGCACGCCCAGAGACCCGAGTTCGTGCACCGGCATACAAGCATCCAGTGGTCTGTAGGGCCACCGGGGCCTCAGTCCAAGGCCCACACACAGGGCCACACACCAGGCTCTCGCGTTGGCAACACGCTCACACAGCGGCCCCCCGCCTGCACCACAGGCACCTGGATGGCGATGGGCATCATGTTCCCTTCTGAGCCAAAGTGCAGCAGGCAGAGCGGGGCACAGTGATGCTGCTTCCTTCCGTTGAGCTCGATGCTAGGGATGCCTTCCAAGATGCGGTAGTCGGCCAGGTAAATGTTCCCCTTCTGGAAGGGGGCCGAAAGGGGAGGGCAGGTGAGCACCAACGCGCTGGACCTGGGACTCACGCCTTGGGTGCGGAGTGCCCCGCGCCCCCGGGGGGCAGGGGTTGGCCAGAGACCCGAGCGGGGAATGCAGGAGCGGAGGGCACTCTGGGGGCAGcaaaggtgggtggggagagacgGGGAGGCCAGGGATCCCCTCCGGAGGGGGCCTCACCTCCAGCTCCGCTTGCAGGCACGTTCCCTCGCCCAAGAACGGGGCCACCATGTCGTCCGTGACGGGGAACTTGTCTGGGATCTGCGTGCAGCGGCGGAGCAGGCCTGGGTTGATGCCGTTGAGGTACTGATACCCAAAGAAGCTGTCTTCTGTCCAGTGCTCGGCCACGTactctggggagggggagacggTACCCGGTCATCCTCAGGGGCAGAGAAGCGTGGGGCTGAGGCCCTGGACAGAGGAAGATCGGGGACGCCAGAGAAGCCCCCAGCCTCCGCTTGAGCGGCTGGAGGCGCCCAGGGCGGCATTTTCCCTGAGGCCGCCAGGGGGCGCGCCCGCCCTTCTGGTCCCCTCGGCCTCGGATTCACCCCGCGCCCCGCCTCCCGCGGCCCCGACGGGGGTCCCGCCTCCAGCGCGCGCCCGCCGCTCCCCCGGCCGGAGGCCGCGTGGCTCCCCGGGTTCGGTGCGCGATGCCCCTCGTACCGGAGATGATGGACTTGTTGGCAGGGAAAATTTTCTTGATGTCCTTCAGCCTCTTCCACGACTGCTTGCAGTCCACCAGGCCGCGGAGTTTGAAGCCCAGCGCCCTAGGGACGGGGTTCGAGGGGGAGACGCTCAGAGAGGCAGCCGCCAGCCCCGCCGAGGCCCCTGGCCGCCTGACCTCCGGGCTCAGAGCACCAGGTCCTTCTGCGGCCGGGGGTCTGGCGCCACCTCCCGGGCTCCCCGGGCCTGGCTTCTCAGCTCTCTGTCCGCCCGGATGGCGATCTGTCGCGAGCTCCTGGGGGAGGGCTGCGGTGGAGGCGGGCGCGGAGCCGGGACGGGGACCCCTCACTCGCGCACACTCACATGGGCCCCAGGCGGAAGAAGAACGAGGCCGTCTTGATGAAGGAGTAGCGGAGGTTTGAGTTCAGGAACTTGGTGGCCTTGATGTTGATGAGAATCGGGAAACCGGGGATATAACCATTCCACCTGTGGGAGAGAGTGCAGGGCTGGGGCCTGGCACCTGCGGAGCCCCGGGgaaggtggagggggcagagcccAGGGGTCAGCCACGGAAGGGGCCCCAGGGCAGCCTCGGGTCCTCACTCAGGCCGGTTGGGGTTTCTCCGCGCAGGCGGGCGGTAACTGGGGATGTGCACGTAGTTGGGTAGGCCGGGAACGAAGACCCTCCAGCTGCGGTGCGGAGAGAAGCCGAGACTGTAGGCCCTGATGCGCATGCACCAAGACGGGCCGAAGGCCAAGCCATCGCCCCGCGCCCTCCTCACCGCCACCACCCCCTGACCTCCCGCAGCCCCGGTCGCCCTCTCCTCACTGGTAGAAGTCCTGTTTGGCTCTGATCTCTTCCCGGCGGTGCTCCAGAAGGATCGGCAGCGTGTCGTCCGCTGTCGTCTTTCCTGCCGGGAGACCAAAGAGGAGGCTCAGGGTCTGACCCCCGCCCATTTCAAGGATCCGAATTCAGCTCCAGCCCTCTAGACTGGCCCTGGGGCCCCAGACCAGGAATGGGAAGGTTTACCCAGGAAGAGGGGGCGCGTGTCTCCTCCCAAAAACTCAGAGGAGAGGATCAGGGACCACCCTCCGCCCCCTCGCTCTAGGAAGTTGGGTGGTCCGTTTTCTGGACCGACTAAAACGCTACTGAAGAACAGTTATTTAGGGCTTACTACGTACCCGGCACTTTGTAAACACTACTTCTGTTAATAATgtaatccaggggcacctgggtggctcagtcgcttaagtgacCGCTCCtaatctgggctcaggtcatgatctcacggtttgtgagttcaagacccccccccctcccccgctcagcactgacagcacagggcctgcttgagattgtctctccctcgctgtctgcccctcccccacttgctctctatcactctctctcaaaataaataaacttaaaaagcaatcATAATTTAATCCACACAGGGACAACCTTGCAAGGCAGGTGACTCTTTGTATAGGCCGGAGAGCCAGTTT includes:
- the ALOX12B gene encoding arachidonate 12-lipoxygenase, 12R-type is translated as MATYKVKVATGTDLLSGTMDSISLTIVGTQGESHKQLLNHFGRDFATGAVDEYTVRCQQDLGELIIIRLHKERHSFLPKNSWYCNYVQICAPGGRVYHFPAYQWMDGYETLALREATGKTTADDTLPILLEHRREEIRAKQDFYHWRVFVPGLPNYVHIPSYRPPARRNPNRPEWNGYIPGFPILINIKATKFLNSNLRYSFIKTASFFFRLGPMALGFKLRGLVDCKQSWKRLKDIKKIFPANKSIISEYVAEHWTEDSFFGYQYLNGINPGLLRRCTQIPDKFPVTDDMVAPFLGEGTCLQAELEKGNIYLADYRILEGIPSIELNGRKQHHCAPLCLLHFGSEGNMMPIAIQLSQTPGPESPIFLPSDSEWDWLLAKTWVRYAEFYCHEAISHLLETHLIAEAFCLAMLRQLPMCHPLYKLLVPHTRYTIQINSIGRALLLNEGGLSARGMSLGLEGFAEVMVRALSETTYESLYLPNDFVERGVQDLPGYYYRDDSLAVWDALERYVTEIITYYYPCDAAVEGDPELQSWVQEIFKQCLLGRESSGFPQCLRTVPELIRYVTIVIYTCSAKHAAVNTGQLEYTAWMPNFPSSMRNPPMQAKGLTTRDSYMDTLPDVKTTCITLLVLWTLSREPDDKRPLGHFPDIHFVEEAPRRSMEVLRQRLAQISHDIRQRNKDLPVPYYYLDPVLIENSISI